The nucleotide sequence CTAGATTCATGTCTCTCAGTTCCTAAGATAAATAGTCCACCGGCTTCTAATACCTTTACTTTTTCGTCTGCACACTGAGCTTTGTATTTTTCAAGTACTTCTTCATAATTAGGATCATCAATCGTTCCAACTTCATCTAAAGTCAAGAATTCCGGGTTACCTCCTAACATGATATCAGTTCCTCTTCCAGCCATGTTTGTAGCGATAGTAATTGATTTATATCTTCCGGCTTGAGCTACTATATCTGCTTCCTTTTCATGGAATTTAGCATTTAAAACCTCATGAGGTATTTTTCTCTTTTTTAAACGCTCAGATAAAACTTCTGAACTTTCAATGGAAATTGTTCCTACTAAGGCAGGCTGTCCATTGGTATAAAGTTCTTCAATCCTTTCTATTATGGCATTTATTTTCTCATCATGTGTTTTATAAACTAAATCCGGGTTATCCATTCTTACTATGGGTCTATTTGTAGGAATAACTACTACTCCTAATTTATATGTATGCATAAATTCAGGTGCTTCCGTTTCCGCAGTACCTGTCATTCCAGACAATTTTTCATACATTCTGAAGTAATTTTGTAATGTTATCGATGCTAAAGTCTGGTTTTCTCCAGCTACTTTTAATCCCTCTTTAGCCTCTAAAGCCTGATGCAGACCATCTGAATATCTTCTACCTTCCATGGCTCTTCCTGTGAACTCATCAATAATTACGATTTGACCATCTCTAACTAAATATTCCTTATCTCTATAAAATAATTCCTTAGCTTTTAGAGCCTGCATCATATAATGAGTCAACTCTACATTTTCAGGAGAGTATAGGTTTTCAATGTCTAACTCTTTTTCTATCTTAGCTATTCCTTTTTCTGTCAGAGTTATGTTGCTTGATTTTTCATCTACCTCATAATCTTTCCAAACATCATCTGGAATATTCATCTCTTTTTTCTTCTTTATATCCTTGATTTTTTCCGTTTCATAACTTCTAACTAATTTTTTAGATACCCCGTCAAATACTTTATACCATTTTTGAGTATCTGCAGCTGCTCCTGATATGATAAGTGGTGTTCTAGCCTCATCTATTAGAATTGAGTCTACCTCATCTACAATACAGAAATGAAGGTCTCTTTGAACTCTATTCTCCACTCTAGATACCATGTTATCTCTCAAATAATCAAAACCAAATTCACTGTTTGTTCCATATGTAATATCAGCTCTATAGGCTGCCCCTCTTTTATCCATAGGCATGTTATTATATAGAACATCTGAAGTTAGTCCTAAAAAGTCGTATAATCTTCCCATTAACTCCCTGTCACGGGTAGCTAGGTAATCATTTACCGTTACTACATGAACTCCCTTACCATTCAATGCATTTAAATATACAGCCAGAGTTGCAACTAATGTTTTTCCCTCTCCTGTTTTCATCTCAGTTATTTTCCCTTCGTGTAACACCACTCCACCTATCATTTGTACATCGTAGTGTCTCATCTCAAGAACTCTTATAGCTCCTTCTCTTACTACTGCAAACGCTTCTGCTAAGATATCATCTAAAGTTTCACCCTTATCTAATCTCTCTCTAAATTCTATAGTTTTAGCTTTAAGATCCTCATCTCCTAATTTTTTTATCTCAGGTTCTAAGTTATTGATCTCATCTACAATAGCTAAAATCCTTTTTATTTCTCTGTCATTTTTTGTTCCAAAAATTTTCTTTACTAAGTTACCGATCATCTGTCATTACCTCACTCAATTTTTGATTTCTCAAAGTCAAAAACTTTGATTTCAATACACTTCACCGCTTATAATGATAACATAAAAAAGGAGAGACCGTCAATTAAATGAACCTCATTTTCATCTCTAAAATATCTCTTAATTATATATGAATTTATCATGACTTTTTTATACGTATATATAGTATAGAACCTTAACAAACTGTTAAGAAAGAATTAACATTTCATAAAGTTTTTTTCTCATAGATTAACAAAACACCTTGATGTTTAAATATGTATTTGTTATACTTTATAGGCAAGAATAATTATATACTGCGCTTCAGAAGCTTTATTTTACTTAGTTTTTGCAGCAACAATTATATAATTCATAAAAAAAAAGGATGATGAAATATGCAAGAGGATGTACAGGGAGCAGTTAATACATGGCAAAATTTGAGGAGACGTAGACACAATTTACTATTAGTTTTCTATAGTATTATTGTGGGAGTATTAACAGGTTTAGTTATTGTAGCGTATAGAGAGGGACTGGATTTTTTAAATACAATAAGACACACTACCTTATTGGACGTAAAAAGGACAACATCTTTTGTAGGAATATCCCAATTAGTAGCTCTTTTTATAGGTGCAGCAATAATTTTACAGATACTCTTATCTAAATTTCCATTAATAAGCGGAAGTGGAATTCCACAAGTAAAAGCCCTTTTGATGAAACAGATTAAGTTCAATTGGTTCTATGAACTGATCAGTAAGTTCTTAGGAGGATTACTCAGTATAGGAAGTGGACTGTCTCTAGGAAGAGAGGGACCATCTATACATCTAGGAGCTCAAATAAGTGAGGGAGTCAACAGTTTTTTCAAAACTAAAGAAGCTGAGAAAAAATATCTTATCTCTAGTGGAGCTAGTGCTGGTCTAGCAGCGGCATTTAACGCACCTCTAGCTGGAGTTATATTTTCTTTAGAAGAACTTCACAAATATTTTTCTCCATTACTACTTATTTGTACCCTATTAGCCAGTATAAGTTCTGACTTCGTAACCAAATTATTTCTAGGATATGACCTGGTATTTGATTTCGATACTAAGTTACCTGCACAGCTTTCCATAGGAAAATATCTCATTTCACTTATAATCTTTGGAATTATTATAGGATTAGCAGGAAAATTATTTACTGATGGAATTGTATTCTTTCAAAATTTATATAAAAAAGCAAAACTCAATTCATATATCAAAGCCGTTTTAGCCGTTCTTCTCTCTTTAGGTGTTGGATTATTTTTTTCAGAGGTTGCAGGTGGAGGACATCACCTCATTCAAGAAATAGCTCATAGATCTACTCCTATGAAAGTTTTATTTATTCTTTTAATAGCTAAATTTATATTTACATTATTTTCATATAGTACAGGATTTCCAGGAGGAATCTTCCTTCCTATGCTGGTTGTAGGAGGTCTC is from Psychrilyobacter atlanticus DSM 19335 and encodes:
- the secA gene encoding preprotein translocase subunit SecA; translated protein: MIGNLVKKIFGTKNDREIKRILAIVDEINNLEPEIKKLGDEDLKAKTIEFRERLDKGETLDDILAEAFAVVREGAIRVLEMRHYDVQMIGGVVLHEGKITEMKTGEGKTLVATLAVYLNALNGKGVHVVTVNDYLATRDRELMGRLYDFLGLTSDVLYNNMPMDKRGAAYRADITYGTNSEFGFDYLRDNMVSRVENRVQRDLHFCIVDEVDSILIDEARTPLIISGAAADTQKWYKVFDGVSKKLVRSYETEKIKDIKKKKEMNIPDDVWKDYEVDEKSSNITLTEKGIAKIEKELDIENLYSPENVELTHYMMQALKAKELFYRDKEYLVRDGQIVIIDEFTGRAMEGRRYSDGLHQALEAKEGLKVAGENQTLASITLQNYFRMYEKLSGMTGTAETEAPEFMHTYKLGVVVIPTNRPIVRMDNPDLVYKTHDEKINAIIERIEELYTNGQPALVGTISIESSEVLSERLKKRKIPHEVLNAKFHEKEADIVAQAGRYKSITIATNMAGRGTDIMLGGNPEFLTLDEVGTIDDPNYEEVLEKYKAQCADEKVKVLEAGGLFILGTERHESRRIDNQLRGRSGRQGDPGATEFYLSLEDELMRLFGSERVAAVMDKLGLPEGEPIVHSMISKAIENAQKKVEARNFGIRKNLLEFDDVNNKQREAIYESRNTALEKDDLSETVFGMLTDTVSCEVVEKFVGEFKEDWDIDGLVEKIEELFDYVIEDKEEYKSLTIEEYSDSLSEKIVEKYKAKEEEFSTELMRKLEKYILFEIVDSRWREHLKTLDALREGIYLRSYGQKDPLTEYKLISGDLYAKMLKTIKEETISYLFKVQIRVPEEREVEIKEAKNRNKNIRYEANDDSEGNTDSAKESRVSDKVGRNDLCPCGSGKKYKKCCGRV
- a CDS encoding ClC family H(+)/Cl(-) exchange transporter, which translates into the protein MQEDVQGAVNTWQNLRRRRHNLLLVFYSIIVGVLTGLVIVAYREGLDFLNTIRHTTLLDVKRTTSFVGISQLVALFIGAAIILQILLSKFPLISGSGIPQVKALLMKQIKFNWFYELISKFLGGLLSIGSGLSLGREGPSIHLGAQISEGVNSFFKTKEAEKKYLISSGASAGLAAAFNAPLAGVIFSLEELHKYFSPLLLICTLLASISSDFVTKLFLGYDLVFDFDTKLPAQLSIGKYLISLIIFGIIIGLAGKLFTDGIVFFQNLYKKAKLNSYIKAVLAVLLSLGVGLFFSEVAGGGHHLIQEIAHRSTPMKVLFILLIAKFIFTLFSYSTGFPGGIFLPMLVVGGLLGKIYGLVLMDIFDLKEVYAVHFMILGMAGYLTAVVRAPITGIVLILEMTGRFDHLFSLTLVSTLAYVLTEFINLDPIYDILYRNMISNLFASEKTPQKVSSKSSKVTLLIPVIADSFLDGKHVFEISWPENCLLVGIRREIKEIIPKGITKIKNGDFLIVLTDKTDAGIISPKLYKMGTVTTVG